From Drosophila santomea strain STO CAGO 1482 chromosome 2R, Prin_Dsan_1.1, whole genome shotgun sequence:
CAGTAAATTCCACCGAATTGTTGATGGTTTgcgaaaaaagaagaaaaaacaaatctGGGCTGTGGCTGCCTAATTGTTGTGTGAACTTTATGGGCCCGCTCCGATCGATGGGCAGGTCAgcccaccagcaccaccagcaccaccttATAGGCCTTGTTTGGTGTCCCCGTTCTCGCGCGACCGTTACGATCGCATCCTGGATCGCGATCGCGTTCGCGTAATCATAAAATCACCTCTTGTGCGCGGGTCTTCGATTGTTTTTCAGTAGGTTTTGTCTTACGGACATTAAggggttttttgtttgcacaCGAACCCGAACCAGTTTTTGGTAGTTCCGCGTTAATAAGTGAGTTTTAAGTACCTCCAGCGCGAGGCCAACTGCCTGTGCCCGTTTTCCGAGCCCTTTTCCGGACTTTCATATCGGTTATCCTCCATTGTGTCCAGCTGCATTCGTTTTCAATTATTAGACGACATTTGCAGTTTTACGATCCTCTACCGACGACCAACGCGGCAATCAAtgaatttagtttttaatgaTCTATAGAGGATTTCTGGAACTCTCGGGATTACTCAATCGGCGCGAGCTTAGCTGTCTTTTTAGGGAATACAATTGGGAATAGCAGGGGAATAGCAATTCTTGCGAAAAATGAATAAGAATGGGTGGAAAAAAGTACTAGTAGTAGTATGATTGAAGGAAGTTTTATGTGACCGGGGATATGTAAAATTTGATTAACCACCAATACATTattccaatttcaattaaactttttaaataaaattttaaataaataaaataaaagaaaaaaactgtTCAAATAGTCCTATCCGATCTTAGCGCACATTATAGTTTTATGAAACCTAATTGACACAATAtgaatattttgaatttattatattgCCAATATTATAATTAGGCGCGTTTCAATCAAATAATCACACGCGTGTCTGTTATaaagcataaataaatcaatttatttatttattacatatataatttacGTTCAATTATAAGTTTTTATGTTAGTGAGCAAGTTTTGTATATAAGTTTagtgttattattattgcaaaAGTTGTTGTGAAATATTATGATGTGCTTTGTTATTTAAATTCCACCActtattttctatatatgtacattgcCTGATTAGATCTGAATGGACTACCTCATTTGGAGTaattcatttgaatttgttttacaTAAGTTCCTTGTATCACTTGCAGCCGTTTATCAATGCCAGACCTCTTCGGCAATTTTTGTGTTCTGATTTTATACCAACTTAATATCAATATATGGCTTCAGCTTTACAACTATAACCAGAGTTGTACGACAATATCGAGAGGCTCATATAAACGGCAATTGCTTGGCAAACACCAAAAGTCTGGACAATGGAGCTGTAACCATATCAAATGTGTGTGCAGAACAAACACGGTACAATATGGGTATGGAGAATAAAACCCGGAGGATAAAACATTGATTATTCTTCAGATGGAGATATGCCGCGACTATTACGACCGTGGTAACATCATTTTACAGCCACTAATTGCATAACACACACGCATTTCTGCAATTACTTAATTAGCCAAcggcaattgcaattaaagtACGTACAAATCGAAAGCGGGCTATAAAGAAAAAGGGGTTTTTCTTGGCCAAGATATTACGACAAACTGCATACCTGGCTcaaaggggcgtggccaccTGCCTGCCAGCCATCGCAAAGCGGTGCGAAAGAGATGGAGCACCAGACAGACAGAGATAGCAGTAGTCAAACACACGGGCCATCTTGAATTTCGAACGAGCAACGGAAATGAGGGTTAAAAAATCCAAAGTAAAGGCAGTTTGCGTGAGCCAGAAAGAGACAGCCGGTGAGGGTCGAGTGCGgtggttgttttttttgtttgagcCTCTCTGCCTGTTTATCTGATTTTCCACTGCTTTGGATTTTTTATCAGTACGTGTCTTGCTCTACGGTTTCAGTACGTGTTCGACTTGCGTACTGAGTTGACGTCGCCACGCACGGAATAACAACACTTCAAATATCTACTGATTTTATACCCCTGGCAAATAAAATCCATCTCGTGAGTGAGTGCTGAAAAATAGTGGTTCGAAATAGTATCGATATCTCGATTCGTATGTGATTGTGCCCCTAAAACACACATCACCAACCAATCCACCAAGTGATAACTGTAAAGATTGACAAAGCAAAATACCCAATATATAACCCAAACTGAAACTCCAGAAAAtgtgcaattaaaacaaattggcCATCAAGTGGAGAGACTAGAAGATAAACGCGGGATTATTGGGACACAGTACCGTACCGAACACTGGGATTATCTTCGGAGAAAGCGCCCTTATACATATAACCTCAAAATGGTTTCGCACTACTACAATACACTGCCCTACACACAAAAGCACAGTGCCGCAAATTTGGCCTATGCCTCGGCGGCGGGTCAGCCATGGAACTGGACGCCCAACTACCACCACACGCCACCGAACCACCAGTTTCTGGGCGATGTGGACTCCTCGCATGCTGCCCACCATGCGGCCGCTGCCCACCAGATGTACTACAACTCCCATCACATGTTCCactcggcggcggcggcctCTGCCGGCGAGTGGCACTCACCCGCCTCGAGCACGGCGGACAACTTTGTCCAGAATGTGCCCACAACGGCCCACCAACTGatgcagcagcaccatcatcatcatgccCATGCCTCCAGCAGTTCCGCCAGTTCTGGGAGCAGCAGTAGCGGCGGTGCACCGGGTGCGCCCCAGCTCAACGAGACCAACAGCAGCCTCGGTggcggaggagcaggcggtggcggtggcggtggtgctggtggggCCACTGATGGAGGACCCGGTTCCGGACCCGGACCTAACCATCAGCAGCATATCGCCGAGGGTCTGCCATCGCCGCCGATTACCGTTTCGGGCTCGGAGATCTCTAGCCCGGGGGCTCCAACATCTGCTTCGTCGCCGCACCATCACTTGGCGCACCATCTGAGTGCCGTCgccaataacaacaacaacaatagccCGTCCAAtcataacaataacaataacaattcggtgagcaacaacaacaggacATCGCCATCGAAGCCGCCCTACTTCGACTGGATGAAGAAGCCCGCCTATCCAGCACAACCACAACCAGGTGAGTCCTTGAATATCACGCATACGTACATTAATCAATACAAAACGATTTAGGGTTATTACGGGTCATGATCGCTTCTCTATCTTTTTCCGGAATGTTGAAGGCTATACTTCCAATTGTCACTAGCCTGTAACAGTTGTTTTACAAGCTCTTAGTCATCGAGGGCTTTGAGTCAGGGAGACGTCAATTACCCCAATTTTCGTATATACCAACTCCTTAGTCATTCCAAAACCATTTGGATGTCACCGACTTTCGGCTGACCTTCGATGCGCTTGGGTTTCTCCCGCATCCGCCTTGCCACATTCCGAACCGAAGATTTCATAATTCCATAATATTCCCCATTTTGTACACTCTGCACAATGCAGTGCATTGTCTTCCCGCCCAGCTCGTGCTGTTCGCGCTTATCCCTGTGTCTATCTGTCGAAGGTATATGGGCTTGTTTGAGAATCCGTTTACCTGGCGCGGATCCAAGTCCAATGGCCAATTAGctcataaaaatcaaattctGTTCGAGCCCCACTTTTATGATATTCCGTTGGGGTCGCGAGATCCCCGATCCGACGCCTTGATTTATGGGCACCCCTACACCGTTTGTTTGCTCGattctgtctctgtctctgtctcgATTCCATTGACTAATTTAGTATCGTAAATCAATTTAACTATAAACATCTGTAAATGGTTTGATCAACTTTTCCAAAAACCAACAACCAGCATTTGATGGAAAGTCTAGCAACTAGAAGACTGGACAGTGAAGGCTTGAAAGGCTCTGAAAATGATATCAATAGCAGAGGTTTCTAGCAAATTGCATGGATAAAAACTCGTTATTATATACAACGATCAGAGTATAATACTCCATTCGACTTTTTTCTCAGTTCATGCAAATTTTATGTGATtatttgggtttgggtttttgtgCTTTCTGCGTTTTGTTTGCCGTGTCCCCACACACCTTTTGATAAACACACAATGCAGATGTCAGTGCAGCGATCTCAAACCGAGAAGGAATAAACACTCACACTTTGGCTCATGATTTATGACCCAGGCGCATGTCGAGAAAAGGAAAAGTAAAGACGACGATATCGACAATATATCGACGATATCCATTAAGCCTATAAAATCGTTTGGCATGCAATTAGCGTTTATTGCCGCTAATCCAGCTGATCAAGCCGACAAGGCGACTCAAGTTtgtcttatttattattcaaaacCCCCCCTAAGCCTCCGTTGTTTAAATGTCACCTTTCTGACGCGCTGATTGTAACTCTTGCCGTATTTCATTTCGCTAAAaagtacaaatatttaaagaaaaatggAACCAAAATAAAGTTGGATTTTGTTTATACCCACTTACCATGAGCCATAGTGGCTCACCTTTTTGCCACATTCTTCGTTCAAGTATTATCTCtttcgcattttattttaattgatgaGTAATCAATTAATAATCAACAATCCGACAAATCTTAGCCATTGAAAAACGTGTGTTTACCTTTTTCAACAATAAGAAAACCATCGTAGCTGCTCTGCGATGGCGATGACTAACATTTCGTGATTTTTAATAGAATTATAAAAGCaccatttttgttgtttgtgcgGCATGTGTGGCAGGGCACGTCGAAGGCCCACTTCAGCTTTCAGGTTTCAGCTTTCGGGGTGTGGCAATaaaacggcaacggcaaccaCGATTGTCGATGGATGCAGATGCCGTGTACTTTTGTTTCaatggctggctggctggtggTTCTGGCAGGTTTTGCGATTAGATTAGCGTGGGGAATCAAATAAACGCCCGCCCTGTCAATAAGTCCTGGGTGAAAACCCCCAACCCAACCCACTCTATTCCCAATGGGGCTGCGAGTTCTATTTTCTGTTGCTTCAATAATGTGCCAAGTGATATGGAAACgtggccacaaaaaaaaaaaaaaaagttcttTGCTTGTTATCTAAAACGTCAAAAGCGTCGTTGATAAGCGATTCCGCTGCGTTTGCGACGGGCATATTGATTAAAACAATATAGGGTCGTAAACCAATAAAAATTAGTATTACTTccaataaaaactaaatagcGACATTTACGATCAAATCTATGCAATCATTATTCAACGGCAAGAAATTTAAACGTCCATAGTTCAGCAATGAAATATTCAAAGAATGCAAGTTTGCCCAAGTAAGTTGAGGTCTCCAACTATTTTAGTTTcaactaaactaaactttTGGGCTTGCCCCAAATAAGGCCCTAAAATTTGCCATCTTCTCATTGCATGGAACCCACTTAGCAATATTTGCTTATTGGCTGTCCATAATTTATTGTCGTTATAATTTCTCTGGAGAACAAATGTATCTATGAGCCCAAGGAGCTCCTACTGGGATTGTCTGTAGATTTTCAGCATTGCCCGTGTTGGGACATAAAAACTAATGCCACCTGACACATTGAGATTTAATGTGTCAATATGCACAGAAAATTTATATCTAGCCACATAAATAATAGAAAGCGAGTGGAGGGAACCCAAACGGAGCAGAGAAGAAATATATATGGCGGGCTTGGATTTGTATTGATTTCCCGACGCATCTGTAAAGTGTTGTAGTGTTTCACCGACATGGACGGGATACGTTTATGATCCCGATCacgatcccgatcccgatcccagTCCACGTCCCAGTCCCTGGTCTAGATAAGCCATTGAAAATGGCCACTAACTGCAGTGGAACTACAAATGTGCGGTTCGTTTTCCTTATCACAGCACTATCGGTGTTTGCCGATGACATTTACCCTTCCCATTCACCCATTCACCCATCCCCGTACCCGTACCCGTCCACGTCCAAAGTTTCCTCCTGCGCTCCGGCATGGGTCAAAAATGAATTCGACTTTTGGCTGGGGCTGATCTATGTATGTGGAAAAGTATGGAGTGTGCGTTTGGTTTGGTGATTGACATGATGGGATTAGCATAGAACTCGCTGGCCGTCCCTCTTCATTTGTCACGGACTTGTTACCATTGTGTCATTTGCACTGGGCTTAGTTGTCCAAATACAGAACAGAATCGTGTTTGGCTTTTCCTGCTCTATTTGTATTGGCTCTGATATTGGTAATAACCAGAAATTTGAGTCTTGTCCCAAAGCCCTGGACACACAGCActctgtccgttcgtctgtccgtccgtataggcgtatatacatatgtacatatacacgTAGGTCTCCACATTCGTATACATGTTTTTGATATACCATTCGAGGCGTATCGAGTTTATATTGGAGGCGCTAGGGATTCCGAGAGCTTAAATTGGGGTTACGGACAGCCAACTCAATGGAGTGATAAATTAAAATGGTAGCTGCTCAAAATGGGGTACGAAAAGCGTCAGGCCaagtattatttataaatggaaattggcacattttattttgataaataAGGGTTATAATTTAGCGTGGAATGCAAGCGCAGAAGTCTAACCAATTTAGGAACGCGAACCCATTTACCCATTTGGAAATCTTTCTACATCTGTAGTCTGTAGCAAAATGTAGTATGTACTTCTAAATTTCAAATCGCATTAATCTTCTTTAAACTAGCCATTGCCCAGTCCTGCCTCAAGTAATTGTATCAATGAAAGTAAATAGCAAAAAAAGAGCAGACCGCAGATATTGTAAATTATAGCCACGTTTCCTGTTCAGCCATAAACCGTAATTCCATAATGGACGAGTAGGAATACTTCgatgtatgtataaatatgtgtAGTTCATATCGGGAAAACGGGGCGAAAGCCTTTTGTTTGGGGGCAACTTGGCCAAGTGACAGGGAAATCCGATTGTCAATCAACGTGGTCCggctgaaacagaaacagagttatgacaacaacaaaaaaacgtTGCAATGATGATGGCTCGAACGGATGACACCTGCTAATGTCTCAGGCCAAATTCAACGCGCGACTGAATGATTGACTGATTGAAGTTAGTGACGCGGCAGAGAATTGTGATTTCTTTTTCGAGTTGTTTGGCGATTCCTTTTATGAGGTGACAACATTTACGATACGGTAGCAAAACGGAAAGAAAGATTTGCAATTCCCCATATACCccatatacatacgtatatggCCGGTGGGCAACGTTAATCGCTTAACAATACAATAAAGTAgcaataattataaaaaactaaattaaatgccCCGCCATCGTATAAGTGACCCACAAAACCATGAATGAACCAGTGGGCGCGAGTATATATGATTGCCATATTTGTGATTTTTATGCCCGACTTTGATTAGGATTATTATACGCTTGATGAGCTCGAGGATTACTATTGCCCTATTACTCTAAGTGGTATACGGTTCTCGTAGTTCTCGGTACATGGGGCATATACACTGTATATT
This genomic window contains:
- the LOC120445283 gene encoding homeotic protein caudal, encoding MVSHYYNTLPYTQKHSAANLAYASAAGQPWNWTPNYHHTPPNHQFLGDVDSSHAAHHAAAAHQMYYNSHHMFHSAAAASAGEWHSPASSTADNFVQNVPTTAHQLMQQHHHHHAHASSSSASSGSSSSGGAPGAPQLNETNSSLGGGGAGGGGGGGAGGATDGGPGSGPGPNHQQHIAEGLPSPPITVSGSEISSPGAPTSASSPHHHLAHHLSAVANNNNNNSPSNHNNNNNNSVSNNNRTSPSKPPYFDWMKKPAYPAQPQPGKTRTKDKYRVVYTDFQRLELEKEYCTSRYITIRRKSELAQTLSLSERQVKIWFQNRRAKERKQNKKGSDPNVMGVGVQHADYSQLLDPKAKLEPGLHLSHSLAHSMNPMAAMNIPAMRLHPHLAAHSHSLAAAAAHSHQLQQQHSAQMSAAAAVGTLSM